GGAGGAATTTGGTAATATCTTTGCTTCAAGTATTTTAACGCTGAAAGGAAAGAGATAATTTTACATTTTGATATGTAATTTTTATATTTGCTTTTTGCATTTTGATTTTTGGAGAATACCCGCTTAAAAACTACAGTTTCTTAATTTTGCAGAACTCTACAATTATCAGGCAAAGGAGGAAGAGATATGGAAGGTCACGGTGAGGTTATCAGTATTAGCTGGCAGATATTATTAGTCGAATTAGGTAGTTTCTTAATCTTGTTATTTTTTCTGGCAAAATTCCTTTTCAAACCGATTACTAATTTTTTAGAAAATCGCTCAAATCAGATAAAAACTACATTAGAAACCATAGAAACAGAAAAGCAAGATATTGAAAAGATAAAGCAAAATTATCAAAATGAAATAACTGAATTAAACAAAAAGACAAGCCAGATAATTCAAGAGGCAACTAAAGAAGGCGAAATTCAAAGGCAGAAAATAATTGCCCACTCTCAAAAAGAAGCAAATAAAATGGTAGAAAAGGCGGAACAATCCATTGAAAAAGAAAAGGAAAAAGCGATTAGTGAGATTAAAGCACAAGTAGCGGACATATCGATTCTCGCCGCCTCAAAAATCCTGGAACGCAGTATTGATGAATCAATAGCTCATCAGTTAATAGACGAGTTTATAGAAGAAATAGACCAGGAGAAGATACCTCAATGAAAAAACCCAATATTGTAGCAACTAAATATGCTGAGGCATTAATTAAAATTGCCAAACAGAAAGATGCCCTTAAAACCCAGGCAGAACAATTAGAACTAATGGTTAAGGTGCTTTTCTCCAATGAGAATCTGATGAAAATACTTGCTCATCCTGCTCTTACTTTAAAAAATAAGGAATCGTTATTAAAAGAGCTCTTCAGTCAATATTCTTTATCCAGTGACAGTCTAAATCTTCTTCTCCTTTTGCTCAAAAAAAATAGACTTCAATTACTCGAAGATATATCTTCAAAATACCAGCAATTCATTGATAGACTGCAAAATATATACCAGGTGGAGATTATCAGTGCAGTCCCTATGAAAAAAGCACAAGAGGAGCGGTTAATCGCAAAGTTATCAAATCTCTTACAGGCAAAGATAAAATTAAAGATTTCTATCAATCCAGAGATTTTAGGTGGACTTGTTTTACAAATAGGTGATAAAATAATTGATGGAAGTATCAGCAGACGGTTATTCATGTTACGAAGGGAATTAATTGGAAGAAGGTAGTATTAACGAATTTTACCACCATGGTAGAGGAGGATTAAAATGGCGGTATCACTAAAAAGAGGTAATCTGGCGAGAGATTTGGATATTCCGGAAACTATATCAGCCGCTACGGCAAGACAGATGTTTTACACCCTGCTTAAGAATGTAGAATATTCAAATCGTAGCTATATCTTGACCAGGGCAGGAAAACCTGTAGCTCGGATAGTCAATCTTAATGAATGGAAAGAGATTATGACTACCTTAGAAATTATGGTTGAGCCAGAGCACCAGGCAGAGTTAGATAAGGCCATCAGAGAGGTAAAAGAAGGTAAAATTCATTCCTTTGAGGAGGTATTTGGCCATAAACAATCAAATCTATAAGATAGAGTTCTCCTCTTTAGCCAGAAATGATATAAAAAAAATTCCAGGAGAGATTAAGGATAGATTGGAGAATCATTTGATAGATTTATCGTTCAATCCTTATCAAGGTTATAAACTATTGGGCAAATATAAAGGAAAAATGGCTTATGATTTCAGTTTCAGATATAGAGTCATCTATGGTATTGATAAGAAAGAAAAGGTTTTAACAGTCTATGAAGTATGGCATAGACAGAAGGATTATAAGAAATAAGGGGGAGATAAATTATGCCAGAAATAAAGGCAACAGAAATTAGTTCCATTATTAAAGACCAGATTGCAGGCTATGAAAAGGAACTAAAAACAGAAGAAGTAGGCACTGTTATTCAAGTGGGCGATGGAATAGCCAGGATATATGGTCTTGAAAATGCAATGGCTGGAGAATTAGTCGAATTCCCGGAGGCAGGTATTTACGGAATGGTGTTAAATCTTGAAGAAGATTGTGTGGGTGCTGTTATTTTAGGGGCAGATATTAATATCAAAGAAGGCTATCAGGCTAAATTGACCGGACGGGCAGTTGAAGTCCCTGTCGGCGAGGCATTGTGCGGACGGGTAGTAAATGCCCTCGGAGAAGCTATTGATGAAAAAGGACCTATTAAACCAACGGAATTCAGGGCAATTGAATCAAGAGCCCCTGGGGTAACCGAACGAGTCCCGGTCAAAGAACCTATCCAAACCGGCCTCAAAGCAATAGATGCAATGATTCCTATTGGTAGGGGACAACGCGAACTGATTATCAGTGATAGACAGCTGGGTAAAACGGCTATTTTAGTCGATACAATCCTTAATCAAAAAGATACAGATGTATATTGTATCTATGTGGCTATTGGACAAAAGCAATCCAGCGTGGCTCAGGTAGTTAAAGTATTAGAGGATTCTGGTGCAATGGATAAAACTATTATTGTTTCTGCCACCGCTAATGTACCTGTGTCATTACAATATATTGCCCCTTATTCGGGGTGTGCGATGGGAGAATATTTCCGGGATACAGGCAGACATGTCCTTGTTATCTATGATGATTTATCAAAACATGCTATTGCTTATCGCCAGATGTCTCTTTTGCTTCGCAGACCACCAGGTCGAGAGGCATACCCCGGTGATGTTTTTTATCTTCATTCCAGACTACTTGAGCGAGCGGCAAAGTTAAATAAGGAAAAAGGTGGCGGTTCACTTACGGCTCTACCAGTCATTGAAACCCAGGCCGGTGATGTCTCTGCCTATATCCCAACTAATGTTATTTCAATTACAGATGGCCAGATTTATTTAGAAGGTGGTTTATTTTATTCAGGGGTTAGACCGGCAATTAATGTGGGATTATCTGTCTCACGGGTTGGTTCTTCGGCTCAAACTAAAGCAATGCGTCAGGTAGCAGGTAAATTACGGCTTGACTTAGCTCAATACCGTGAATTAGCCGCCTTTGCCCAATTCTCATCGGACCTCGATAAAGCAACGCAAAATCTGCTATCTCGTGGAGAACGAATGGTAGAAATCCTTAAACAAGACCAATATCTACCTATGCCATTAGGAAAACAGGTAATGATTATCTATGCCGGCGTAAATGGATATCTTGATGACCTGCCAGTTAAAGAATGCTCTATTTTTGAAGAAGGATTTTTAAAATTTATGGATGAATATCATCCTCAAATAGGTAAAGAAATTGGAGAACAAAAAGTTCTATCTCAACCACTTGAGGACGGACTAAAAGCGGCTATTTTAGAATTCAAAGAAAAATTCGCTAAAGAAAAGGAAGAGCATGCCCATAAAGTATTAGGAGTAACGGTTTAAACTTGAGACTCTATTATGCCCAGGATAGAAATAACTGAAAAAATAATTAAATCACATGGTTTGACGATGGAAGAATATGATAGAATCTGTCAGATTCTCGGGCGTCAACCTAATTATACGGAGTTAGGTATATATTCGGTGATGTGGAGTGAACACTGTAGTTATAAAAGCTCGCGGGTAGTTTTAAAATCATTCCCAACACAAGCACCCTGGATTTTGCAAGGTCCTGGTGAAAATGCGGGAATAATTGATATTGGCGAAAATCTTGCTGTAGTGATGAAAATTGAAAGTCATAATCATCCCTCGGCTGTCGAACCTTATCAGGGTGCGGCAACCGGTGTCGGCGGCATCATTCGTGATATATTCACAATGGGCGCTCGACCACTTGCCCTTCTGGATTCACTTAGATTTGGTGAATTAAATCATCCCAGATGCCGATATTTGCTAAATGGGGTTGTTGCCGGAATTGCTGGCTATGGAAATTGTATTGGCATCCCAACGGTTGCTGGTGAGGTCTATTTTGAGGATACTTACAAAGAGAATCCATTAGTTAATGCGATGTGTGTTGGAATAATAAACCATAATGAGATTATTAAAGGAATAGCAACTGGTGAGGGAAATCCAATTATTTATGTTGGTTCTGCCACAGGTAGAGATGGACTGCATGGCGTAACCTTTGCCTCGCGTGAATTGACAGAGGAATCCTATGAAGATAGACCATCAGTTCAGGTGGGCGACCCATTTATGGAAAAACTATTGCTTGAAGCCTGCCTTGAACTGGCAAAAACAGGCTGTATCGTAGGTATGCAAGATATGGGTGGGGCAGGACTTACCTGCTCAACCTGCGAAATGGCTTCAAAAGGCAATAGCGGGATGGAAATAGAATTAAACAATGTTCCAAGACGAGAACAGGGAATGATTCCTTATGAAGTTATGCTTTCGGAATCTCAAGAAAGAATGCTTCTCTGTATCAAAAAAGGCACTGAAGATAAGGTTAAAGAGATATTTGAAAAATGGGACTTGCATGCCGTAGTCATTGGCAAGGTAACCGCAGATGGAATATTAAGGGTAAAAGATAATGGTCGGGTAGTGGCTGAGATTCCTGCGAAATCATTAGCCGAAGATGCCCCTATCTATCGCCGTCCACAACAAAAACCTGCTTATCTTGACAAAGTCCAAAATTTTGATACCGATAATCTCCCAAAATTAGATAATTATAATGAAATTTTACTTAAATTAATTACCTCACCAAATATTGGACTAAAAGAAAAGGTCTATGAACAATATGACCATATGGTCAGGACAAATACAGAGGTTTTACCCGGTAAAGGCGATGCGGCAGTCTTGAATATCAAAGGCACACAAAAGGCTATTGCTGTAACTTGCGATGGAAACGGTAGATATTGCTATCTTGACCCTTATGTGGGTGGGATGATTGCGGTGGCAGAGGCGGCAAGAAATGTTGTTTGTGTCGGCGCCAAACCTTTAGCCATTACAAATTGCCTCAATTTCGGTAACCCGGAAAAACCAGAGGTGATGTGGCAATTCCAGAAGGTTGTCGAAGGAATGATTCAAGCCTGCAATATACTTAATACCCCGGTCACAGGTGGCAATGTTAGCTTTTATAATGAAAGTGAAGATGTGGCTATTTATCCAACTCCAGTTATTGGGATGTTAGGAATTATTGATGGTTATCGTGGCTCAGGTATAGGATTTAAGGATGAAGATGATATTATTGTTTTATTAGGAGAAACTAAAGAAGAGTTAGGTGGCTCTGAGTATCTCAAGGTCCTTCATCATCAGGTCGCAGGCAAACCTCCAATGATAGATTTAGAATGGGAAAATAATATCCAGTCCACCTGCCTTGCCGCAATTCAACAGGGAATTATCAAATCTGCTCATGACTGTGCTGAGGGAGGATTAGCCATTGCCTTAGCTGAATGCTGTATCGTGGGTAATATTGGGGCTGAGATTACCCTGGATTCAGAATTCATTGAACCACATTATTTACTTTTTGCCGAATCTCAGTCCCGAATTATTCTCAGTTTAAAAAAGGAAAATTTAGATGACCTGGAAAAACTTGCCTCTTTATATCAGGTTACCTTTTCTATTCTGGGTAAGGTTAAACAAGGTCACTTGCGAATTAATAACTGGATAGATATTCGGCCATCTTT
This region of bacterium genomic DNA includes:
- a CDS encoding type II toxin-antitoxin system prevent-host-death family antitoxin gives rise to the protein MAVSLKRGNLARDLDIPETISAATARQMFYTLLKNVEYSNRSYILTRAGKPVARIVNLNEWKEIMTTLEIMVEPEHQAELDKAIREVKEGKIHSFEEVFGHKQSNL
- the atpA gene encoding F0F1 ATP synthase subunit alpha, translating into MPEIKATEISSIIKDQIAGYEKELKTEEVGTVIQVGDGIARIYGLENAMAGELVEFPEAGIYGMVLNLEEDCVGAVILGADINIKEGYQAKLTGRAVEVPVGEALCGRVVNALGEAIDEKGPIKPTEFRAIESRAPGVTERVPVKEPIQTGLKAIDAMIPIGRGQRELIISDRQLGKTAILVDTILNQKDTDVYCIYVAIGQKQSSVAQVVKVLEDSGAMDKTIIVSATANVPVSLQYIAPYSGCAMGEYFRDTGRHVLVIYDDLSKHAIAYRQMSLLLRRPPGREAYPGDVFYLHSRLLERAAKLNKEKGGGSLTALPVIETQAGDVSAYIPTNVISITDGQIYLEGGLFYSGVRPAINVGLSVSRVGSSAQTKAMRQVAGKLRLDLAQYRELAAFAQFSSDLDKATQNLLSRGERMVEILKQDQYLPMPLGKQVMIIYAGVNGYLDDLPVKECSIFEEGFLKFMDEYHPQIGKEIGEQKVLSQPLEDGLKAAILEFKEKFAKEKEEHAHKVLGVTV
- the purL gene encoding phosphoribosylformylglycinamidine synthase subunit PurL, producing the protein MPRIEITEKIIKSHGLTMEEYDRICQILGRQPNYTELGIYSVMWSEHCSYKSSRVVLKSFPTQAPWILQGPGENAGIIDIGENLAVVMKIESHNHPSAVEPYQGAATGVGGIIRDIFTMGARPLALLDSLRFGELNHPRCRYLLNGVVAGIAGYGNCIGIPTVAGEVYFEDTYKENPLVNAMCVGIINHNEIIKGIATGEGNPIIYVGSATGRDGLHGVTFASRELTEESYEDRPSVQVGDPFMEKLLLEACLELAKTGCIVGMQDMGGAGLTCSTCEMASKGNSGMEIELNNVPRREQGMIPYEVMLSESQERMLLCIKKGTEDKVKEIFEKWDLHAVVIGKVTADGILRVKDNGRVVAEIPAKSLAEDAPIYRRPQQKPAYLDKVQNFDTDNLPKLDNYNEILLKLITSPNIGLKEKVYEQYDHMVRTNTEVLPGKGDAAVLNIKGTQKAIAVTCDGNGRYCYLDPYVGGMIAVAEAARNVVCVGAKPLAITNCLNFGNPEKPEVMWQFQKVVEGMIQACNILNTPVTGGNVSFYNESEDVAIYPTPVIGMLGIIDGYRGSGIGFKDEDDIIVLLGETKEELGGSEYLKVLHHQVAGKPPMIDLEWENNIQSTCLAAIQQGIIKSAHDCAEGGLAIALAECCIVGNIGAEITLDSEFIEPHYLLFAESQSRIILSLKKENLDDLEKLASLYQVTFSILGKVKQGHLRINNWIDIRPSLLESSWKNWL
- a CDS encoding type II toxin-antitoxin system RelE/ParE family toxin; protein product: MAINNQIYKIEFSSLARNDIKKIPGEIKDRLENHLIDLSFNPYQGYKLLGKYKGKMAYDFSFRYRVIYGIDKKEKVLTVYEVWHRQKDYKK
- the atpF gene encoding F0F1 ATP synthase subunit B; this encodes MEGHGEVISISWQILLVELGSFLILLFFLAKFLFKPITNFLENRSNQIKTTLETIETEKQDIEKIKQNYQNEITELNKKTSQIIQEATKEGEIQRQKIIAHSQKEANKMVEKAEQSIEKEKEKAISEIKAQVADISILAASKILERSIDESIAHQLIDEFIEEIDQEKIPQ
- the atpH gene encoding ATP synthase F1 subunit delta, producing MKKPNIVATKYAEALIKIAKQKDALKTQAEQLELMVKVLFSNENLMKILAHPALTLKNKESLLKELFSQYSLSSDSLNLLLLLLKKNRLQLLEDISSKYQQFIDRLQNIYQVEIISAVPMKKAQEERLIAKLSNLLQAKIKLKISINPEILGGLVLQIGDKIIDGSISRRLFMLRRELIGRR